The Ornithinimicrobium faecis region AGACGCCTTCACGACCGTCCTGTGGTCGATGCTCTTCGGTGCGGTCTTCGCCCTCGTGTGGGCTCTGCTGGGCCACGCCCTCACCCGTGGACAGCGTGACTTCACCTCGGTCTCGCAGGTCATCGCGACCCGCTATGAGGTGCTGACCGAGCACAAGTTCGCCCAACAGGCCCGCGACCTGCTCGTTGAGATGCCGGGTGGTCCGGGCACGCTCGGCTATCGCCCGCCGACCCAGCAGCCGCCCTTTCAGTCCCCGCCGCAGGGGGCCCCGCAGTCTCCGCCGCAAGGCGCTCCGCAGCAGCCACCGACCGCCGAGCAGCCCGCGCCGCAGGGCGCCCAGCAGCCAGAGGCCACCGAGCAACCCCCGCGCGACACGCAGAGCTGAGCACCGTTAGACAGGTGCCTCCTGCGGGACGTCGCGTCCCGGCACGCGCTGGGCGATCAGCGCACCCACACCGAGGCCGGCGACCGCGAGCAGAGCGGCG contains the following coding sequences:
- a CDS encoding general stress protein, with the protein product MPSTGRGRITGLTLDYPMSLGVFEKYEDAQKAVDFLSDRSFPVENCMIVGTDLRQVERVTGRLTMGRVALAGLVTGIWMGLFVGLIFALFAPSGDAFTTVLWSMLFGAVFALVWALLGHALTRGQRDFTSVSQVIATRYEVLTEHKFAQQARDLLVEMPGGPGTLGYRPPTQQPPFQSPPQGAPQSPPQGAPQQPPTAEQPAPQGAQQPEATEQPPRDTQS